One genomic region from Bactrocera tryoni isolate S06 chromosome 3, CSIRO_BtryS06_freeze2, whole genome shotgun sequence encodes:
- the LOC120771037 gene encoding dynein intermediate chain 2, ciliary isoform X1 — protein sequence MPNKQQQQQQQQLQQRLAGGGAGGDRRKGSKLKIKSVSKSNIKDGGGDADDFDAWIKSRQLLKPDDQLELTEAELAEEVTRVLTTTNTNVIRNLVVYSFKDSAFVQVPIAGNTVTLMQMEGSALHIDSDEAKIQMEEMGEIGYPLPTLTGSFIEAEVEDRKSRIPKVEEEEEEGEEKATKQAKEADEEMAEEELEGEEEEAVEEGAADAEAAAAEEGGEAAGAPTAAPATGGRKRKLLNQFNFCERSALTYTNPRRSVETQTIPPPRSQYGANVLQWKIYDSYAEDFEQQQKEKEKKDDKRGGHRKDVGAKKLDKAAEAELLNKKYLKAWQILERMINQNIYEEIANDYRYWEDPADEYREQEGTLLPLWKFNYDRIRKLSVTDLLFNPMYYDLFAVCYGSHEFMKQPNEGAICFFTVKNPSYPDYIISTESGVMCCDIHPTYPFLVAIGMYDGSVAVYNLRENYEKPLYLSVGVHNKHSECAWEIKWGPDMADGEINFYSVSTDGRVFNWVLMQNDFMITTITTLFLTNGIVEGPDGTEVQLRSCGSCMKFHPTNPEIYLVGTEEGLIYKCSIAYSSKYLMTYNAHHLTVYRIDFNRYNSNIFISCSGDWRVKVWEDMRPEPLFIFDLGSSVGDVKWAPFSSTVFAACTNEGKVFVFDLNVNKYKPICVQAVVPKRKNKLTRLVFNENLPFLIVGDDKSTVTSLKLSPNLRLMVKPPKKQQYLDQNTLQVQKLDKLLSLVRELPNDMIVPDAPTTTKS from the exons ATGCCAaataaacagcagcaacaacagcaacaacaactacagcaacgCCTTGCTGGCGGTGGTGCAGGCGGTGACCGAAGGAAAGGTTCGAAACTGAAG ATCAAATCGGTTTCGAAATCGAACATCAAAGATGGCGGCGGTGACGCCGATGACTTCGATGCTTGGATTAAGTCGCGCCAGTTACTCAAGCCCGATGATCAGTTGGAGTTAACAGAAGCTGAGTTGGCCGAGGAGGTAACCAGGGTGTTGaccacaacaaatacaaatgtcATACGCAATTTGGTTGTGTACAGCTTCAAGGATAGCGCCTTCGTTCAG GTGCCGATTGCTGGAAACACTGTAACACTTATGCAAATGGAGGGCAGTGCCTTGCATATAGATTCGGATGAAGCGAAAATACAAATGGAGgagatgggcgaaatcg GATACCCATTACCCACACTCACTGGTTCCTTCATTGAGGCCGAAGTTGAAGATAGAAAAAGTCGTATCCCAAAAgtggaggaagaggaagaagagGGTGAGGAGAAGGCGACAAAGCAAGCTAAAGAAGCGGATGAAGAAATGGCTGAGGAAGAGTTAGAGGGTGAAGAGGAAGAGGCAGTTGAGGAAGGTGCAGCAGATGCTGAAGCTGCAGCAGCCGAGGAGGGCGGAGAAGCGGCAG GAGCGCCAACTGCAGCACCGGCAACGGGTGGACGAAAGCGTAAATTGTTAAATCAGTTTAATTTCTGTGAACGTTCCGCGCTAACCTATACCAATCCGAGAAGG AGTGTAGAAACACAAACCATACCTCCACCCCGCTCTCAGTATGGCGCCAATGTCTTGCAATGGAAGATTTACGACAGCTATGCAGAGGACTTTGAACAGCAGCAAAAGGAGAAGGAGAAGAAGGACGATAAACGGGGCGGACATCGAAAAGATGTCGGCGCAAAAAAGTTAGATAAGGCAGCCGAAGCCGAGCTACTCAATAAAAAGTACCTCAAGGCGTGGCAGATATTGGAGCGCAtgataaatcaaaatatatacgAGGAGATCGCCAACGACTATCGCTATTGGGAAGATCCGGCTGACGAGTACAGAGAGCAGGAAGGCACCTTGCTGCCGCTTTGGAAATTCAACTATGATCGCATAAGAAAATTAAGTGTCACCGATTTGCTATTCAATCCGATGTATTACGATTTATTTGCAGTATGCTACGGTTCAC ATGAGTTCATGAAGCAACCGAATGAGGGCGCTATTTGCTTTTTCACCGTGAAGAACCCCTCCTATCCGGACTATATAA TATCAACGGAGAGCGGCGTCATGTGTTGCGATATCCATCCGACGTATCCGTTTTTAGTCGCAATAG GCATGTACGACGGCAGTGTGGCAGTCTATAATTTAAGAGAGAACTACGAGAAGCCGCTTTATCTGTCGGTGGGAGTACACAATAAGCACTCGGAATGTGCATGGGAG ATCAAATGGGGTCCCGATATGGCGGACGGTGAGATAAATTTTTACTCCGTCTCCACGGATGGTCGGGTCTTCAACTGGGTACTCATGCAGAATGACTTCATGATTACGACAATAACAACACTTTTTCTTACCAACGGCATTGTTGAGGGACCCGACGGCACCGAAGTACAGTTACGCAGTTGTGGTTCTTGCATGAAATTCCATCCGACCAATCCGGAAATCTATCTAGTCGGCACCGAAGAGGGTCTCATCTACAAATGCAGCATAGCCTATAGTTCGAAATATCTAATGACCTACAATGCACATCATCTCACAGTCTATCGCATCGATTTCAATCGCTACAATTCGAATATTTTCATTTCGTGCAGCGGCGACTGGCGCGTCAAAGTGTGGGAGGATATGCGACCGGAACCGCTGTTCATTTTCGATCTCGGCTCCTCTGTGGGCGATGTCAAGTGGGCGCCCTTTTCGAGCACGGTCTTTGCCGCCTGCACCAACGAGGGCAAAGTGTTCGTCTTCGATTTGAATGTGAACAAGTACAAGCCGATTTGTGTGCAAGCGGTCGTGCCGAAGCGCAAGAACAAACTAACGCGTTTAGTATTCAATGAGAATCTGCCCTTCCTTATTGTCGGCGACGATAA GAGCACTGTGACCTCGTTAAAGCTATCGCCAAATTTGCGTTTAATGGTGAAGCCGCCCAAAAAGCAACAGTATCTCGATCAAAATACGTTGCAGGTGCAAAAGTTGGACAAACTGCTGTCGCTGGTGCGTGAATTGCCAAACGATATGATAGTGCCCGACGCACCCACCACGACGAAGAGCTAA
- the LOC120771037 gene encoding dynein intermediate chain 2, ciliary isoform X2, translated as MWKIANKAIKSVSKSNIKDGGGDADDFDAWIKSRQLLKPDDQLELTEAELAEEVTRVLTTTNTNVIRNLVVYSFKDSAFVQVPIAGNTVTLMQMEGSALHIDSDEAKIQMEEMGEIGYPLPTLTGSFIEAEVEDRKSRIPKVEEEEEEGEEKATKQAKEADEEMAEEELEGEEEEAVEEGAADAEAAAAEEGGEAAGAPTAAPATGGRKRKLLNQFNFCERSALTYTNPRRSVETQTIPPPRSQYGANVLQWKIYDSYAEDFEQQQKEKEKKDDKRGGHRKDVGAKKLDKAAEAELLNKKYLKAWQILERMINQNIYEEIANDYRYWEDPADEYREQEGTLLPLWKFNYDRIRKLSVTDLLFNPMYYDLFAVCYGSHEFMKQPNEGAICFFTVKNPSYPDYIISTESGVMCCDIHPTYPFLVAIGMYDGSVAVYNLRENYEKPLYLSVGVHNKHSECAWEIKWGPDMADGEINFYSVSTDGRVFNWVLMQNDFMITTITTLFLTNGIVEGPDGTEVQLRSCGSCMKFHPTNPEIYLVGTEEGLIYKCSIAYSSKYLMTYNAHHLTVYRIDFNRYNSNIFISCSGDWRVKVWEDMRPEPLFIFDLGSSVGDVKWAPFSSTVFAACTNEGKVFVFDLNVNKYKPICVQAVVPKRKNKLTRLVFNENLPFLIVGDDKSTVTSLKLSPNLRLMVKPPKKQQYLDQNTLQVQKLDKLLSLVRELPNDMIVPDAPTTTKS; from the exons ATGTGGAAAATCGCAAATAAAGCG ATCAAATCGGTTTCGAAATCGAACATCAAAGATGGCGGCGGTGACGCCGATGACTTCGATGCTTGGATTAAGTCGCGCCAGTTACTCAAGCCCGATGATCAGTTGGAGTTAACAGAAGCTGAGTTGGCCGAGGAGGTAACCAGGGTGTTGaccacaacaaatacaaatgtcATACGCAATTTGGTTGTGTACAGCTTCAAGGATAGCGCCTTCGTTCAG GTGCCGATTGCTGGAAACACTGTAACACTTATGCAAATGGAGGGCAGTGCCTTGCATATAGATTCGGATGAAGCGAAAATACAAATGGAGgagatgggcgaaatcg GATACCCATTACCCACACTCACTGGTTCCTTCATTGAGGCCGAAGTTGAAGATAGAAAAAGTCGTATCCCAAAAgtggaggaagaggaagaagagGGTGAGGAGAAGGCGACAAAGCAAGCTAAAGAAGCGGATGAAGAAATGGCTGAGGAAGAGTTAGAGGGTGAAGAGGAAGAGGCAGTTGAGGAAGGTGCAGCAGATGCTGAAGCTGCAGCAGCCGAGGAGGGCGGAGAAGCGGCAG GAGCGCCAACTGCAGCACCGGCAACGGGTGGACGAAAGCGTAAATTGTTAAATCAGTTTAATTTCTGTGAACGTTCCGCGCTAACCTATACCAATCCGAGAAGG AGTGTAGAAACACAAACCATACCTCCACCCCGCTCTCAGTATGGCGCCAATGTCTTGCAATGGAAGATTTACGACAGCTATGCAGAGGACTTTGAACAGCAGCAAAAGGAGAAGGAGAAGAAGGACGATAAACGGGGCGGACATCGAAAAGATGTCGGCGCAAAAAAGTTAGATAAGGCAGCCGAAGCCGAGCTACTCAATAAAAAGTACCTCAAGGCGTGGCAGATATTGGAGCGCAtgataaatcaaaatatatacgAGGAGATCGCCAACGACTATCGCTATTGGGAAGATCCGGCTGACGAGTACAGAGAGCAGGAAGGCACCTTGCTGCCGCTTTGGAAATTCAACTATGATCGCATAAGAAAATTAAGTGTCACCGATTTGCTATTCAATCCGATGTATTACGATTTATTTGCAGTATGCTACGGTTCAC ATGAGTTCATGAAGCAACCGAATGAGGGCGCTATTTGCTTTTTCACCGTGAAGAACCCCTCCTATCCGGACTATATAA TATCAACGGAGAGCGGCGTCATGTGTTGCGATATCCATCCGACGTATCCGTTTTTAGTCGCAATAG GCATGTACGACGGCAGTGTGGCAGTCTATAATTTAAGAGAGAACTACGAGAAGCCGCTTTATCTGTCGGTGGGAGTACACAATAAGCACTCGGAATGTGCATGGGAG ATCAAATGGGGTCCCGATATGGCGGACGGTGAGATAAATTTTTACTCCGTCTCCACGGATGGTCGGGTCTTCAACTGGGTACTCATGCAGAATGACTTCATGATTACGACAATAACAACACTTTTTCTTACCAACGGCATTGTTGAGGGACCCGACGGCACCGAAGTACAGTTACGCAGTTGTGGTTCTTGCATGAAATTCCATCCGACCAATCCGGAAATCTATCTAGTCGGCACCGAAGAGGGTCTCATCTACAAATGCAGCATAGCCTATAGTTCGAAATATCTAATGACCTACAATGCACATCATCTCACAGTCTATCGCATCGATTTCAATCGCTACAATTCGAATATTTTCATTTCGTGCAGCGGCGACTGGCGCGTCAAAGTGTGGGAGGATATGCGACCGGAACCGCTGTTCATTTTCGATCTCGGCTCCTCTGTGGGCGATGTCAAGTGGGCGCCCTTTTCGAGCACGGTCTTTGCCGCCTGCACCAACGAGGGCAAAGTGTTCGTCTTCGATTTGAATGTGAACAAGTACAAGCCGATTTGTGTGCAAGCGGTCGTGCCGAAGCGCAAGAACAAACTAACGCGTTTAGTATTCAATGAGAATCTGCCCTTCCTTATTGTCGGCGACGATAA GAGCACTGTGACCTCGTTAAAGCTATCGCCAAATTTGCGTTTAATGGTGAAGCCGCCCAAAAAGCAACAGTATCTCGATCAAAATACGTTGCAGGTGCAAAAGTTGGACAAACTGCTGTCGCTGGTGCGTGAATTGCCAAACGATATGATAGTGCCCGACGCACCCACCACGACGAAGAGCTAA
- the LOC120772565 gene encoding fukutin-related protein produces MKVMRIRHAKLIVAVVVIANLILFYYSWKSTIWKSLTSTLMPGDAAESAASADSELGGVGAGAAGRGVGKSPRDKLKNANKHIRKSITVVFRSFYNFENDLKASIDNLLDIVPNLSVLVLLEGTPYPPVIYERNITVTSGEENTVRFINLGFDVRKTPEQLNALAAIHTKYVLFLPDSVRLTSKNLLQKILREINSAMPLGAGIAARAPLKAGEVKHQQEARALLPPVGPEETVRRLVIVPFAGNMKSFSSCTQINLDLPNWTIQYVAVNSSDKCDLYLQKHAILVDVGVLKELPDPFVSPFPEMFYIQAKLAGISKTVFPQTFQDGRRLFASYHTKQRRTEIRRRQFKELYKKLQIKRIIRRSHKVISKSDTKESGGGGGSHHNLVLDTQFSSSNFSLPLVTEIDLIGCERTTKSCVGTVYNNRPFYIYLDKHTPPCCLDKLKTTFNHVLEEFENVGIRYWLDNQALRTAIETNHLHPDAYEIDISFNVNDLERSNAMKKSQNKPYVDNEGFYWIKATDGHYFKVQFSKINQIGVNLLPFEINGNEVRPSGFFGWKAKEFSADYLHPMSTVLFLGKSVMCPNNVREFLDFKNV; encoded by the exons ATGAAAGTGATGCGCATACGCCACGCGAAACTAATCGTAGCCGTAGTGGTCATAGCCAATCTCATACTATTTTATTACTCGTGGAAGTCGACCATTTGGAAGAGTCTCACCTCCACGCTCATGCCCGGCGACGCAGCAGAGAGCGCCGCGTCAGCTGATAGTGAGCTCGGCGGCGTTGGTGCCGGCGCCGCAGGACGTGGCGTGGGCAAATCGCCGCGCGATAAGCTCaagaatgcaaacaaacatataCGCAAATCCATAACGGTTGTATTTCgtagtttttataatttcgaaaatgATCTCAAAGCATCCATTGACAATCTGCTCGATATTGTGCCGAATTTGTCGGTGTTGGTGCTATTGGAGGGTACACCCTATCCACCGGTCATCTATGAGCGCAACATCACCGTCACCAGCGGCGAGGAGAACACTGTGCGCTTCATCAATCTCGGCTTCGATGTGCGAAAGACACCGGAGCAATTAAATGCGCTCGCGGCCATACACACGAAATATGTGCTATTCCTGCCGGATAGCGTGCGTTTGACGAGTAAAAATCTCTTGCAAAAGATTTTGCGCGAAATCAATTCGGCCATGCCATTGGGCGCTGGCATAGCGGCAAGAGCGCCGCTCAAGGCGGGCGAAGTGAAACATCAGCAAGAGGCGCGCGCCTTGTTGCCGCCTGTAGGTCCAGAGGAGACGGTTAGACGTTTGGTGATAGTGCCGTTCGCCGGCAATATGAAGTCGTTTAGCAGTTGTACGCAAATCAACTTGGATCTACCCAATTGGACGATACAATATGTGGCGGTCAACAGCAGCGACAAGTGTGACTTG TATTTGCAAAAGCATGCCATACTCGTGGATGTGGGCGTACTCAAGGAGCTGCCCGACCCATTCGTCTCGCCATTTCCCGAAATGTTTTACATACAGGCGAAATTGGCTGGCATTTCT AAAACTGTATTCCCACAAACCTTCCAAGATGGACGCCGACTATTCGCTTCGTATCATACGAAACAACGTCGCACTGAGATACGACGTCGGCAGTTTAAGGAACTATACAAGAAGCTTCAGATCAAACGTATCATACGCCGTTCACATAAAGTCATCTCGAAGAGTGATACGAAAGAGagcggtggtggtggcggctCACATCACAATCTCGTACTGGATACACAATTTTCCTCATCGAACTTCAGTTTGCCGCTGGTAACGGAAATCGATTTAATCGGTTGTGAACGCACCACAAAATCTTGTGTCGGCACTGTCTATAACAATCGGCCCTTCTACATTTATTTGGACAAACATACGCCCCCATGTTGCCTTGACAAACTCAAAACGACATTCAATCATGTACTCGAGGAGTTCGAGAATGTCGGCATACGTTATTGGTTGGACAATCAGGCCTTGCGTACAGCCATCGAGACGAATCATCTGCATCCGGATGCTTATGAAATCGATATCAGTTTTAATGTCAATGATTTGGAGCGTTCGAATGCGATGAAAAAGTCCCAAAATAAACCATATGTAGACAATGAGGGCTTCTACTGGATTAAGGCCACGGATGGGCATTATTTTAAAGtgcaattttcgaaaattaatcaAATCGGTGTAAAtttattaccattcgaaatCAATGGTAATGAGGTGAGACCAAGTGGATTTTTCGGTTGGAAAGCCAAAGAATTCTCCGCCGACTATCTGCATCCGATGTCGACGGTACTGTTTTTGGGCAAAAGTGTAATGTGTCCGAATAATGTGCGAGAATTCTTGGACTTTAAGAATGTGTAA